In Leucoraja erinacea ecotype New England chromosome 15, Leri_hhj_1, whole genome shotgun sequence, the following proteins share a genomic window:
- the foxi1 gene encoding forkhead box protein I1, producing MNAFGQQAPPNASPHQLPNAQEILDMALYCDNFSMYPQNLHHHHPQRNSAHPSGYGLADYTSPTTNPYLWLNGPAINSPPYLPGSHGSAYGYGTGQRQFLPSPAGFGTAELGWLSLPSQQELFKMVRPPYSYSALIAMAIQNAGDKKLTLSQIYQYVAENFPFYKKSKAGWQNSIRHNLSLNDCFKKVPRDEDDPGKGNYWTLDPNCEKMFDNGNFRRKRKRRSDPTGSSGHVAGDKTDDANGGIIGPSDTVSVLGCTTPGLENSPGTASDSKPSPPPSVQSNSCFTNFGTHMSSMISGSNGMNRPVSSGGLMGDLSQGRQSLSRLNSYSPSQSSIHNTVDIHNRLNYYQSTVPNQQSGLSAPLCNFSVNNLIYSREGTEV from the exons ATGAACGCCTTTGGACAGCAGGCTCCGCCGAATGCTTCCCCCCACCAGCTCCCCAACGCACAGGAGATATTGGACATGGCTCTGTACTGCGACAACTTCAGCATGTACCCGCAAAATCTGCACCATCACCATCCTCAGCGAAACTCTGCCCACCCATCGGGCTATGGGCTGGCGGACTACACTTCCCCGACCACCAACCCTTACCTCTGGCTCAACGGACCGGCCATTAACTCTCCTCCTTATCTTCCAGGGAGCCATGGATCGGCTTACGGGTACGGGACGGGCCAGCGCCAATTCCTGCCGTCCCCCGCTGGGTTCGGGACAGCCGAGCTGGGCTGGTTGTCCCTGCCAAGCCAGCAAGAGCTTTTCAAAATGGTTCGCCCTCCTTACTCCTACTCGGCGCTCATCGCCATGGCCATCCAGAACGCCGGCGACAAGAAGCTGACGCTGAGTCAGATCTACCAGTACGTGGCTGAGAATTTCCCCTTTTACAAGAAGAGTAAAGCGGGCTGGCAAAACTCCATCCGCCACAATCTCTCCTTAAACGACTGCTTCAAGAAAGTTCCTCGGGACGAGGATGATCCAG GTAAAGGTAACTACTGGACCTTGGATCCCAATTGTGAAAAAATGTTTGACAATGGGaatttcaggaggaagaggaaacGCAGATCTGACCCCACAGGTTCCAGTGGTCACGTCGCTGGCGATAAGACTGACGACGCCAATGGTGGGATCATTGGACCTTCAGACACAGTCAGTGTCTTGGGATGCACTACCCCTGGACTGGAGAACTCCCCCGGCACTGCGAGCGATTCCAAACCCTCTCCTCCACCAAGCGTACAATCCAATTCCTGCTTCACCAACTTTGGGACTCATATGAGTTCCATGATAAGCGGAAGCAATGGGATGAACAGGCCGGTTTCCTCGGGCGGACTGATGGGAGACTTATCACAAGGCAGGCAAAGTCTATCCAGACTCAATTCATATTCACCTTCGCAGAGTTCAATACACAACACCGTCGACATCCACAATCGACTGAATTACTATCAATCTACTGTTCCAAATCAACAAAGTGGACTAAGCGCCCCTCTATGCAATTTCAGCGTCAATAATCTTATCTACAGCAGAGAGGGAACAGAGGTTTAA